From one Salvelinus sp. IW2-2015 linkage group LG11, ASM291031v2, whole genome shotgun sequence genomic stretch:
- the LOC111970454 gene encoding keratin, type I cytoskeletal 18, producing MSYRPSSSHTSFQRSAPVSSYRAASTYGGAGGQGTRISSTAYGGLRSGAPASSSSYSTSSFKVSGGGMGMGGGMGAAMGLGMGGLTKTTAAGGGGGHVMGNEKGAMQNLNDRLANYLETVRNLEQANGQLEMKIREALEKGGPDARDYSKYSPILDDLRKKVFDATADNASLVLQIDNARLAADDFKVKFESENGIRQSVEADIAGLKKVIDDTNMGRMNAESEIEAVKEELIFLRKNHDNEVMEMRNQITQSGVQVDVDAPKGQDMSLVMEEMRAKYEKMALKNAEDLKVWHENQISDVQVQVSQNTEALQGAQVEMSDLHRQLQTLEIELASQQSLKSSLEDTLHNVEMRSNMEVEKYNAILIRLEGELTNLRGNIQHQGQEYEALLNMKMKLEAEIATYRSLLDGGDFKLQDAMDELKP from the exons ATGAGTTACAGACCGTCCAGCAGCCACACCTCTTTCCAACGCTCCGCGCCCGTGTCCTCCTACCGGGCCGCCAGCACCTATGGCGGGGCCGGAGGCCAGGGCACCCGCATTTCCTCCACAGCCTACGGGGGCCTCCGCAGCGGTGCCCCGGCCAGCTCCTCCTCCTACTCCACATCCTCCTTTAAGGTGAGCGGCGGTGGTATGGGCATGGGTGGTGGCATGGGCGCCGCTATGGGTTTGGGCATGGGTGGTCTGACCAAGACGACGGCGGCAGGTGGTGGCGGTGGTCACGTCATGGGAAACGAGAAGGGGGCCATGCAGAACCTGAACGACCGTCTGGCCAACTACCTGGAGACGGTGAGGAACCTGGAGCAGGCCAACGGACAGCTGGAGATGAAGATCCGGGAGGCCCTGGAGAAGGGAGGACCAGACGCCCGCGACTACAGCAAGTACAGCCCTATACTGGACGACCTGCGCAAGAAG GTCTTTGATGCGACAGCGGACAATGCTAGCCTGGTGCTCCAAATTGATAATGCCCGCTTAGCTGCAGATGACTTCAAAGTAAA GTTTGAATCTGAGAATGGCATTCGCCAGTCAGTGGAGGCGGACATTGCCGGGTTGAAGAAGGTCATCGATGACACCAACATGGGCAGGATGAACGCGGAGAGTGAGATCGAGGCCGTGAAGGAGGAGCTCATCTTCCTCAGGAAGAACCATGACAAT GAAGTGATGGAGATGAGGAACCAGATTACTCAGTCGGGGGTGCAGGTGGACGTGGACGCCCCCAAGGGTCAGGACATGTCACTGGtcatggaggagatgagggccaaGTACGAGAAGATGGCTCTGAAGAACGCAGAGGACCTCAAAGTGTGGCACGAAAACCAG ATCTCAGACGTGCAGGTGCAGGTATCACAGAACACAGAGGCCCTGCAGGGGGCCCAGGTTGAGATGAGTGACCTACATAGACAGCTACAGACCCTCGAGATTGAGCTGGCGTCCCAACAGAGCTTG AAATCCTCCTTAGAGGACACCTTGCATAACGTGGAGATGCGTTCCAACATGGAGGTGGAGAAGTACAATGCCATCCTCATCCGTCTGGAGGGCGAGCTGACCAACCTGCGGGGTAACATCCAGCATCAGGGCCAGGAGTATGAGGCCCTGCTCAACATGAAGATGAAGCTGGAGGCCGAGATCGCCACCTACAGGAGCCTGCTCGACGGAGGGGACTTCAA GCTCCAAGACGCTATGGATGAACTGAAACCCTAA